The following proteins are co-located in the Bosea sp. AS-1 genome:
- the denD gene encoding D-erythronate dehydrogenase: MHILVLGGAGMVGRKFIERLARDGGLGGKPVTRVTAQDVVPASPPPAAPFDFETVVSDLSIPGEAEKLIATRPEVIIHLAAVVSGEAEANFDKGYRINLDGTRYLFEAIRKAEGYTPRLVFTSSVAVFGAPFHEKIEDEFFTTPLTSYGTQKAIGELLLCDYSRRGFFDGVGIRLPTICVRPGKPNKAASGFFSNIIREPLNGEEAVLPVSDQVRHWHASPRSAVGFLIHAATMDTAAIGPRRALTMPGYSCTVAEQIETLRKVAGENVVKRIKRETDPVIDKIVAGWPRNFNPQRALALGFKAEANFEEIIRVHIEDELHGTFVK, translated from the coding sequence GTGCATATCCTCGTTCTCGGCGGCGCCGGCATGGTCGGGCGCAAATTCATCGAGCGGCTGGCCCGCGACGGCGGCCTCGGCGGCAAGCCGGTCACCCGCGTGACGGCGCAGGATGTGGTGCCGGCCTCGCCGCCGCCCGCTGCACCCTTCGATTTCGAGACGGTCGTCTCCGACCTCTCCATCCCGGGCGAGGCAGAGAAGCTCATCGCGACGCGGCCTGAAGTCATCATTCACCTGGCAGCGGTCGTCTCCGGCGAGGCGGAAGCCAATTTCGACAAGGGCTACCGGATCAATCTCGACGGTACGCGCTATCTGTTCGAGGCGATCCGCAAGGCGGAGGGCTATACTCCGCGCCTCGTGTTCACCTCCTCCGTCGCGGTCTTCGGTGCACCGTTCCACGAGAAGATCGAGGACGAGTTCTTCACCACGCCGCTAACGAGCTACGGCACGCAGAAGGCAATCGGCGAGCTCCTGCTTTGCGATTATTCGCGGCGCGGCTTCTTCGACGGCGTCGGCATTCGCCTGCCGACGATCTGCGTGCGTCCGGGCAAGCCGAACAAGGCGGCGTCGGGCTTCTTTTCCAACATCATCCGCGAACCCTTGAATGGCGAGGAGGCGGTGCTGCCGGTCTCCGATCAGGTGCGTCACTGGCATGCCTCGCCACGCTCCGCCGTCGGCTTCCTGATCCACGCGGCGACGATGGACACCGCGGCCATCGGTCCGCGTCGGGCACTGACGATGCCGGGCTATTCCTGCACGGTCGCCGAGCAGATCGAGACTCTGCGCAAGGTCGCGGGCGAGAATGTGGTGAAGCGGATCAAACGCGAGACCGACCCGGTGATCGACAAGATCGTCGCGGGCTGGCCGCGCAACTTCAACCCGCAGCGGGCGCTGGCGCTCGGGTTCAAGGCCGAAGCAAATTTCGAGGAGATCATCCGCGTGCATATCGAGGACGAGTTGCATGGCACCTTCGTGAAGTGA
- a CDS encoding site-specific integrase encodes MGRQINKLSARGVATLTEPGRHSDGGGLYLVVDASGAKRWLFMFRWGGSRKEMGLGGLSAVGLADARDKAAEARKLLDAGTNPIEARKEAAAEASRNAVSTFGEFAEILIEDIRSGFRNTKHQAQWLSSLKTHAACLWPLSINEVGTEHVLDVLKPIWKTKQETASRVRGRIERILDAAKAKGKRTGENPARWRGHLDKLLPKRSRLARGHHPAMAYDDVPAFVKDLRERDAIAARALEFLILTASRTGEVRGATWDEVDLDRGIWTVPAARMKAERIHRVPLTARALDIARAMHQARENDFVFPGARKNRPLSSHAILMLMRRMDKEQFTPHGFRSSFRDWAGECTSFPREIAEAALAHVVGDETERAYRRGDALMKRRKLMDAWAGYLSTAKAKADNVTPIRAQAG; translated from the coding sequence GTGGGCCGCCAAATCAACAAACTGTCCGCTCGCGGTGTCGCGACGCTGACCGAGCCAGGGCGTCATAGCGACGGCGGCGGGCTTTATCTCGTCGTCGATGCGAGCGGAGCCAAGCGCTGGCTCTTCATGTTTCGATGGGGCGGGAGCCGCAAGGAGATGGGGCTAGGCGGCCTGAGTGCCGTCGGCCTGGCCGACGCGCGCGACAAAGCCGCCGAAGCACGAAAGCTTCTGGACGCCGGCACAAATCCGATTGAGGCGAGAAAGGAAGCCGCAGCAGAGGCGAGCCGCAACGCTGTCTCTACCTTCGGGGAATTCGCAGAAATTCTGATCGAGGACATCAGATCGGGATTTCGGAACACCAAGCATCAGGCGCAGTGGCTATCATCGCTCAAGACGCATGCTGCGTGCCTCTGGCCTCTTTCCATTAACGAGGTCGGGACGGAGCATGTGCTGGACGTGCTCAAGCCGATCTGGAAGACGAAGCAGGAAACGGCGTCCCGAGTCCGCGGCCGGATAGAACGCATCCTTGATGCCGCGAAGGCCAAAGGAAAACGAACCGGCGAGAATCCTGCTCGCTGGAGAGGTCATCTCGACAAATTGTTGCCCAAGCGCTCAAGGCTCGCACGCGGGCATCATCCCGCCATGGCCTATGACGATGTTCCCGCCTTCGTGAAGGATCTGCGCGAGCGTGATGCGATTGCCGCCCGCGCCCTGGAGTTCCTGATCCTCACGGCTTCTCGAACTGGCGAGGTTCGCGGCGCGACCTGGGATGAGGTCGATCTTGATCGCGGAATCTGGACCGTGCCGGCGGCCAGAATGAAGGCTGAGCGAATTCATCGTGTGCCGTTGACGGCCCGCGCTCTCGATATTGCCCGCGCCATGCACCAGGCGCGCGAGAATGACTTCGTCTTTCCCGGCGCCCGGAAGAACAGGCCGTTATCAAGCCACGCCATTCTCATGCTCATGCGGCGGATGGACAAAGAGCAATTCACGCCGCACGGCTTCCGCAGCTCTTTCCGCGATTGGGCGGGCGAATGCACGTCCTTCCCACGTGAGATTGCCGAGGCCGCGTTGGCGCATGTCGTCGGTGACGAAACTGAGCGCGCTTATCGGCGCGGTGATGCGCTGATGAAGCGGCGGAAGCTCATGGACGCGTGGGCCGGGTATCTCAGCACTGCAAAAGCCAAGGCAGACAACGTGACGCCAATCCGCGCACAAGCAGGATAG
- a CDS encoding GNAT family N-acetyltransferase translates to MFPELTRDDVFRLETRRLWLRWPRMADANAILRQAGDKAVAEMTASIPHPYPPEAVEPFIFAMRKGNALGEHLALAITPRSKPNELIGMIGAHRQATGVPFVGYWLGTQHWGKGYATEAVQGLIDTLFSLVDIPAIEADTRVINPASRRVLEKSGFRAEGSFLKSLPARGGLFPCEQFRLDRSTWAALKSWSASGWAHAPGLADEAADEPEAELPPRLQQSQSQAEPCPA, encoded by the coding sequence ATGTTCCCCGAATTGACCCGCGACGATGTCTTCCGGCTCGAGACCCGGCGTCTCTGGCTGCGTTGGCCCCGCATGGCCGATGCCAACGCCATCCTTCGCCAGGCTGGCGACAAGGCGGTAGCGGAGATGACGGCATCGATCCCACATCCCTACCCGCCCGAGGCGGTGGAGCCTTTCATCTTCGCGATGCGCAAGGGCAATGCCCTGGGCGAGCATCTCGCCCTGGCGATCACCCCGCGCTCGAAGCCCAACGAGCTGATCGGCATGATCGGCGCGCACCGGCAGGCAACCGGCGTGCCCTTCGTCGGCTACTGGCTCGGCACCCAGCACTGGGGCAAGGGCTATGCCACCGAGGCCGTGCAGGGCCTGATCGACACGCTGTTCTCGCTCGTCGACATCCCGGCGATCGAGGCCGACACGCGCGTCATCAACCCCGCCTCGCGGCGGGTGCTGGAGAAGTCCGGCTTCCGTGCCGAAGGCTCGTTCCTGAAGTCGCTGCCGGCTCGCGGCGGGCTCTTCCCGTGCGAGCAGTTCCGGCTCGACCGCTCGACCTGGGCGGCGCTGAAGAGCTGGAGCGCCAGCGGCTGGGCCCATGCGCCCGGCCTGGCGGATGAGGCAGCCGACGAGCCGGAGGCAGAGCTTCCGCCCCGGCTCCAGCAGTCGCAGTCACAGGCCGAGCCCTGCCCGGCCTGA
- a CDS encoding MucR family transcriptional regulator: MPHENRKHLDLSAMIVAAYVQHNHVPQSELSGLIEQTHAALRSIGSVPQPAKPVPAVPIRKSITPDWIICLEDGLKFKSLRRHLNVKYQLTPAQYREKWGLPHDYPMVAPNYAEIRSKLAKSIGLGREHIAPPASARRRSASAS, encoded by the coding sequence GTGCCGCACGAAAATAGAAAGCATCTGGACCTGTCAGCTATGATTGTTGCTGCTTATGTCCAGCACAATCATGTCCCGCAATCTGAATTGTCCGGTTTGATTGAGCAGACGCATGCTGCTCTGAGGTCTATTGGCTCAGTGCCTCAACCAGCCAAACCAGTTCCTGCGGTACCAATTAGAAAATCGATCACGCCGGATTGGATCATCTGCCTTGAGGACGGACTGAAGTTTAAATCCCTTCGCCGTCATTTGAACGTCAAATACCAGCTGACGCCCGCTCAGTACCGCGAAAAGTGGGGATTGCCCCACGACTACCCGATGGTTGCTCCGAATTATGCTGAGATACGATCGAAGCTGGCCAAGTCGATTGGTCTTGGACGGGAACACATTGCACCGCCCGCGTCCGCGCGTCGGCGGAGTGCGTCAGCTTCCTAG
- a CDS encoding efflux RND transporter periplasmic adaptor subunit, which translates to MSQKKEASCAVGRWCPVRASKREADRKLRRLPMVTSRGRAFHEFQRMHRTAWYAWWSLCLALTASPAWAQAPAAPPANAQEFECVIEPQQVVKLASPVVGLIARLDVDRGDIVRKGQVVGKIEDGVEVANLALARARATNDAAVKSAEARVQFLRSKYDRLDKLHSRAISSLASLEEIEAEVGVAEQQLKEARLNLSIARLEVAHAEEVLNQRTLRSPIDGVVVERLLVPGEYRNDQSPVLTLAQIDPLRVEVFVPSARFGQILVGSKAEVRPEQPIGGVHDALVTVVDHVLDAASGTFGVRLALPNPQLTLPAGIRCKVTFATQIPDAPPTLAAGDRSTKK; encoded by the coding sequence ATGAGTCAAAAAAAAGAGGCGTCATGTGCTGTAGGGCGGTGGTGCCCCGTCAGGGCTTCGAAGCGCGAAGCCGATCGAAAGCTGCGCAGGTTACCCATGGTGACATCGAGGGGACGAGCTTTCCACGAATTCCAGCGAATGCACCGCACTGCATGGTATGCGTGGTGGTCGCTGTGCCTCGCCCTGACAGCTTCTCCTGCCTGGGCGCAGGCGCCGGCAGCGCCGCCCGCCAATGCACAGGAATTCGAATGCGTGATCGAGCCGCAACAGGTCGTCAAGCTTGCGAGCCCTGTGGTCGGATTGATCGCGCGCCTTGATGTCGACCGGGGCGATATCGTCCGGAAGGGCCAGGTCGTCGGCAAGATCGAGGATGGCGTCGAAGTGGCGAACCTGGCGCTCGCACGTGCTCGGGCAACCAATGACGCGGCCGTCAAATCGGCCGAAGCGCGCGTGCAGTTCCTGCGCAGCAAGTATGATCGATTGGACAAGCTCCACAGCCGGGCGATCAGTTCGCTTGCCTCGCTTGAAGAAATCGAGGCCGAGGTCGGCGTCGCCGAGCAGCAACTCAAGGAGGCGCGCCTCAATCTGAGCATCGCCCGTCTCGAAGTGGCCCATGCGGAAGAGGTCTTGAACCAGCGAACGCTGCGAAGCCCGATCGACGGTGTGGTGGTCGAGCGCCTCCTCGTTCCGGGCGAATATCGCAACGACCAGAGTCCGGTTCTCACGCTGGCGCAGATCGATCCACTGAGGGTCGAAGTCTTCGTGCCCTCCGCTCGCTTCGGGCAGATCCTTGTCGGCAGCAAGGCCGAGGTGCGTCCGGAACAGCCGATCGGCGGCGTCCATGATGCGCTCGTGACCGTGGTCGATCATGTGCTCGACGCGGCAAGCGGGACATTCGGCGTGCGCCTGGCTTTGCCGAACCCGCAATTGACGCTGCCGGCAGGTATCCGTTGCAAAGTCACATTCGCAACGCAGATTCCCGATGCGCCCCCGACCTTGGCAGCTGGCGACAGGTCGACAAAGAAGTAG
- a CDS encoding SDR family oxidoreductase, whose protein sequence is MAGRLKGKVAVVTAAGQGIGRAIAEAFVAEGATVWATDKDVALLEGIPKAKKRKLDVLSTKAVNAFAEKVGPIDILVNAAGFVHHGTVLDTDDKAWDFSFDLNVKSMHRTIQAFLPGMLAKGAGSIVNIASGAGSVRGIPNRYAYGATKAAVIGLTKAVAADYIKKGVRANAVCPGTIQSPSLDQRIVDLAKATKTTEAAARQAFIDRQPMGRLGTAEEIAWLAVYLASDESTYTTGQIHLADGGFAL, encoded by the coding sequence ATGGCGGGTCGTTTGAAGGGCAAGGTCGCGGTCGTTACCGCAGCGGGGCAGGGCATCGGCCGTGCCATCGCGGAGGCCTTCGTCGCGGAAGGTGCTACGGTCTGGGCGACGGACAAGGATGTCGCGCTGCTCGAGGGCATTCCCAAAGCGAAGAAGCGCAAGCTCGACGTGCTCTCGACCAAGGCCGTCAACGCCTTCGCCGAGAAGGTCGGGCCGATCGATATCCTCGTCAACGCCGCCGGCTTCGTGCACCACGGCACGGTGCTCGATACCGACGACAAGGCCTGGGATTTCTCCTTCGATCTCAACGTCAAGTCGATGCATCGCACGATCCAGGCGTTCCTGCCGGGCATGCTGGCGAAGGGGGCCGGCTCGATCGTCAACATCGCCTCGGGCGCCGGCTCGGTGCGCGGCATCCCGAACCGTTATGCCTATGGCGCGACCAAGGCGGCGGTGATCGGGCTCACCAAGGCGGTCGCGGCCGACTACATCAAGAAGGGCGTCCGTGCCAACGCGGTCTGCCCGGGTACCATCCAGTCGCCTTCGCTCGACCAGCGTATCGTCGACCTCGCCAAGGCGACGAAGACAACCGAGGCTGCCGCCCGTCAGGCCTTCATCGACCGCCAGCCGATGGGCCGGCTCGGCACGGCGGAGGAGATCGCCTGGCTCGCGGTCTATCTCGCCTCCGACGAGTCGACCTACACCACCGGCCAGATCCATCTCGCCGACGGTGGCTTCGCGCTCTGA
- a CDS encoding DUF1236 domain-containing protein, whose protein sequence is MRKIILAAAVVMLPVMAFAQNPEGARGGAAGGAVGGAAGGAAVGGPAGAAAGAVGGAVAGAIVGSQTPRFKTYVREHEVPSYSYREEVRVGAVLPERGVTYREIPAEYGARKGYRYTVVNDHTVVVEPRTRKIIQVIE, encoded by the coding sequence ATGAGAAAGATCATTCTTGCTGCCGCTGTTGTGATGCTGCCGGTTATGGCATTCGCCCAGAATCCGGAGGGCGCTCGTGGGGGAGCTGCGGGCGGCGCTGTCGGAGGAGCGGCTGGCGGAGCAGCGGTTGGAGGCCCTGCCGGGGCGGCTGCGGGTGCCGTTGGTGGCGCCGTGGCTGGAGCTATCGTCGGTAGCCAAACACCGCGCTTCAAGACCTATGTCAGGGAACACGAGGTGCCGTCGTACAGCTACCGCGAGGAGGTCCGAGTTGGGGCCGTCCTGCCAGAGCGCGGCGTGACCTATCGCGAAATTCCGGCCGAGTATGGCGCTCGCAAGGGGTACAGATACACGGTGGTCAACGACCACACCGTCGTTGTAGAGCCCAGAACTCGAAAGATCATCCAGGTGATCGAATAA
- the rplU gene encoding 50S ribosomal protein L21 yields MFAVIKTGGKQFRVAANDKITVAKIEGNAGDTVAFDSVLMLTEGEKTTLDAKALSEITVAGEIVEQARGEKVIAFKKRRRQNSKRKRGFRAELTVIRITDILTGGKKPEMKKADAAAAPVAAKAKAAPKAAKAEAGEEAEKPKKAAAKKAPAKKAAKDESSNA; encoded by the coding sequence ATGTTCGCAGTCATCAAGACCGGCGGGAAGCAGTTCCGCGTCGCCGCCAACGACAAGATCACTGTTGCCAAGATCGAGGGCAACGCGGGCGACACCGTCGCTTTCGACTCCGTGCTGATGCTCACCGAAGGTGAGAAGACCACGCTCGACGCCAAGGCTCTCTCCGAGATCACCGTCGCCGGTGAGATCGTCGAGCAGGCCCGTGGCGAGAAGGTCATCGCCTTCAAGAAGCGCCGCCGCCAGAATTCCAAGCGCAAGCGCGGCTTCCGCGCCGAGCTGACCGTCATCCGCATCACCGACATCCTCACCGGCGGCAAGAAGCCGGAGATGAAGAAGGCCGATGCCGCCGCTGCCCCGGTCGCCGCCAAGGCGAAGGCTGCCCCGAAGGCCGCCAAGGCCGAGGCCGGCGAGGAAGCCGAGAAGCCGAAGAAGGCCGCCGCCAAGAAGGCTCCGGCCAAGAAGGCGGCCAAGGACGAGTCGTCCAACGCCTAA
- a CDS encoding IS3 family transposase (programmed frameshift), whose translation MRRRQFGREFKIEAVRLIKDRGVSVAQASRDLDVHENQLRKWVKLFSADPAQAFPGHGQMKPEQLEIERLRREVAKLKAERDIPKKGRSLLREGRDMRFTFIAKHRGIWPVAWLCEALDVSRSGFHAWLNRSPSRRARDDAEIGARVRASFLGSDRTYGARRVWRDVLAEGIDCGLHRIERLMRAQALRARPRRRSLPKDDGQRSAIAPNTLGREFHAERPNQRWIADFTYIWTAEGWLYVAAVIDLFSRRVVGWSMKAEMTAQLVTDALMMAIWRRGKPDALLHHSDQGSQYASEQFQKLMADNGVTCSMSRSGNVWDNAAMESFFSSLKTERIRGRVYRTRDDARADVFDYIERFYNAVRRHSTIGYISPVEFEKKVGLA comes from the exons ATGCGGCGAAGACAGTTTGGGCGTGAGTTCAAGATCGAGGCGGTCCGCCTGATCAAGGATCGCGGAGTGAGTGTGGCGCAGGCGTCTCGGGACCTGGATGTCCATGAGAACCAGCTGCGCAAATGGGTGAAGCTCTTTTCTGCCGATCCTGCGCAGGCCTTTCCCGGCCACGGTCAGATGAAGCCGGAGCAGCTTGAGATCGAGAGGCTGCGGCGGGAGGTGGCCAAGCTCAAGGCGGAGCGCGATATTC CTAAAAAAGGCCGCAGCCTACTTCGCGAAGGACGTGACATGAGGTTCACGTTCATTGCGAAGCACCGGGGGATCTGGCCGGTGGCGTGGCTTTGCGAAGCGCTGGATGTGTCGCGCTCGGGCTTTCATGCCTGGCTCAACCGATCGCCGAGCCGGCGTGCGCGCGACGACGCGGAGATTGGCGCCAGGGTCCGGGCAAGCTTCCTTGGTTCGGATCGCACCTATGGTGCCAGGCGCGTCTGGCGGGACGTGCTGGCGGAAGGCATCGATTGCGGCCTGCATCGCATCGAACGGCTGATGCGCGCACAAGCTTTGCGCGCCAGGCCGCGTCGGCGCAGCCTGCCCAAGGATGATGGCCAACGATCGGCCATCGCCCCGAATACGCTCGGCCGGGAGTTCCACGCCGAACGGCCCAACCAGCGCTGGATCGCGGACTTCACCTACATATGGACCGCGGAGGGTTGGCTGTACGTTGCGGCCGTCATCGACCTCTTCTCCCGCCGGGTGGTGGGCTGGTCGATGAAGGCCGAGATGACCGCTCAACTCGTGACCGATGCGCTGATGATGGCGATCTGGCGCCGGGGAAAGCCGGATGCCCTGCTGCACCATTCGGACCAGGGCAGCCAGTATGCCAGCGAGCAGTTCCAGAAGCTCATGGCCGACAACGGCGTCACCTGCTCGATGAGCCGCTCGGGCAATGTCTGGGACAATGCCGCGATGGAGAGCTTCTTCTCCTCGCTCAAAACCGAGCGGATCAGAGGCAGGGTCTACCGAACACGCGACGATGCTCGTGCCGACGTGTTCGATTACATCGAGCGGTTCTATAACGCCGTTCGCAGACACTCGACCATCGGCTACATCAGCCCGGTCGAGTTCGAAAAGAAGGTGGGATTAGCTTAA
- a CDS encoding ferritin-like domain-containing protein, producing the protein MATEPKKLDDLFLDTLKDIYYAEKQILRALPKMAKAANSPELKQAFETHRDQTEGHVERLTEVFDILGKAPRGKTCDAILGIIEEGKGIIEEFEGSPALDAGLVAAAQAVEHYEIARYGTLKAWAQQMGLKDAVKLLDQTLGEEEKTDQLLTKLGTTSANKQAVAA; encoded by the coding sequence ATGGCGACCGAACCTAAGAAGCTCGACGACCTATTCCTCGATACCCTCAAGGACATCTACTACGCCGAGAAGCAGATCCTGAGGGCGCTACCGAAGATGGCGAAGGCGGCGAATTCCCCCGAACTGAAGCAGGCATTCGAAACCCATCGCGACCAGACCGAGGGGCACGTCGAGCGGCTTACGGAGGTCTTCGACATCCTCGGCAAGGCCCCTCGCGGCAAGACATGCGACGCCATTCTCGGCATCATCGAGGAAGGCAAAGGCATCATCGAGGAATTCGAGGGCAGTCCCGCTCTCGACGCTGGTCTCGTCGCGGCCGCGCAGGCCGTAGAGCACTACGAAATCGCCCGATACGGGACATTGAAGGCCTGGGCTCAACAGATGGGGCTCAAGGACGCCGTCAAGCTTCTCGATCAGACCTTGGGCGAGGAAGAAAAGACGGACCAGCTACTCACGAAACTCGGCACCACCTCCGCGAACAAGCAAGCTGTTGCGGCCTAA
- the rpmA gene encoding 50S ribosomal protein L27 — protein MAHKKAGGSSRNGRDSESKRLGVKRFGDQAVVAGNIIIRQRGTKWHAGANVGMGKDHTLFATTNGRVRFTTKLGRAFVNVVPAQEAAE, from the coding sequence ATGGCTCACAAAAAGGCAGGCGGCTCGTCGCGTAACGGCCGCGATTCAGAAAGCAAGCGACTCGGCGTGAAGCGCTTTGGCGATCAGGCCGTCGTGGCCGGCAACATCATTATTCGTCAGCGCGGCACGAAGTGGCATGCCGGCGCCAATGTCGGCATGGGTAAAGACCATACCCTTTTTGCCACGACGAACGGCCGCGTCCGATTCACGACGAAACTCGGCCGAGCTTTCGTCAACGTAGTCCCGGCCCAAGAGGCCGCAGAGTAA
- a CDS encoding NUDIX domain-containing protein — translation MPDPVYEAKYGKGPHLTADAVVWHRGEIALIRRRRDGLWALPGGFLDEGETFQQCALREFKEEAGIDLEAGADLISRIYQPVAFDAVDRDPRSRIISGAVLVELSDQADRPVLIAGDDADTADWFVSADVPPLYADHNRIIEALNAIYR, via the coding sequence ATGCCTGATCCAGTTTACGAGGCGAAATACGGCAAGGGACCGCACCTGACGGCTGACGCCGTGGTGTGGCATCGCGGTGAAATCGCGCTGATTCGGCGCAGGAGGGACGGTCTCTGGGCCTTGCCTGGCGGCTTCCTTGACGAGGGGGAGACCTTCCAACAGTGTGCGCTGCGCGAGTTCAAGGAAGAAGCTGGCATCGACCTGGAAGCGGGTGCTGACCTGATCAGTCGGATATACCAGCCGGTCGCATTCGATGCGGTCGATCGAGATCCGCGCAGCCGGATCATCTCGGGCGCGGTCCTAGTGGAACTGTCGGATCAAGCCGATCGCCCGGTTCTGATTGCTGGTGATGATGCTGACACCGCCGACTGGTTCGTTTCGGCGGACGTCCCACCGCTCTATGCCGACCACAACCGCATTATTGAGGCGCTCAACGCAATCTATCGCTGA
- a CDS encoding low affinity iron permease family protein has product MHDYTKYLIHKNNRASLFTRLAQTVATWTGKPVTFFAAVVLIVIWGASGPVFGFNDTWQLVINTSTTIITFLMVFIIQNSQNRDTAAMQIKLDELILKLEGAREELLDLEEMDEKDLTSIREDFCSRATKARAKGQRPIGS; this is encoded by the coding sequence ATGCACGACTACACGAAATACCTGATCCATAAGAACAACCGCGCCTCGCTTTTTACGCGTTTGGCACAGACAGTCGCGACGTGGACTGGAAAGCCGGTTACATTCTTCGCTGCCGTGGTGCTCATCGTTATCTGGGGCGCCTCTGGCCCAGTCTTCGGCTTCAACGACACCTGGCAGCTCGTCATCAATACTTCGACCACCATCATCACCTTCCTGATGGTCTTCATCATCCAGAACAGCCAGAACCGCGACACCGCCGCCATGCAGATCAAGCTCGACGAGCTGATCCTGAAGCTGGAGGGCGCACGCGAGGAACTGCTCGATCTCGAAGAAATGGATGAAAAGGATCTCACATCGATCCGAGAGGATTTCTGCAGCCGCGCGACCAAAGCTCGGGCAAAAGGACAACGTCCGATCGGATCGTGA